DNA sequence from the Candida dubliniensis CD36 chromosome 5, complete sequence genome:
TAAAAGATGAGCATTATACTTCTGATAGTCCTATCGAACATGTGACTCAGTCATATGGTGATCAAGAAGGAGATATCGACCAAGATTCAGAACAACATTATGAACATGCATGTGCTTATTGTGGAATCCATAATCCTAATTCTGTCATTAAATGTAACACATGTAATAAATGGTTTTGTAATGCCAaaacaaattcttcaaGTTCACATATTGTTACTCATTTAATCATGTCTCGTCATAATCAAGTGAGTCTTCATGAAGAATCGGAATTGGGAGATACAACTTTAGAATGTTATAATTGTGGTAATAAAaatgttttcattttagGATTTGTTAGTGCTAAACAAGAATCAGTTGTTGTGATATTATGTCGTTTACCATGTGCTCGATCCAAAGATGTCAATTGGGATACTAGTGAATGGCAAGCATTAATTGAAGATAGACAATTTTTGTCATGGTTGGCCCCTCCTCCAACTGaagatgatttaattgaagcAAAGTTAATTACACCACAACAAATCTCTAAATTAGAAGCTCAATGGAGATTAAACCGTGCTGCAACAATTAATGacattgaaaataatgatgaaacaGAACAAGAAGTTTTACCAATTTTGATGAGATATAATGATGcctttcaatatcaaagaTCATTTGGACCATTAGTTAAATTAGAAGGTGATTATgacaaaaatttgaaagaatCACAAGCATTGGAACATATTCAAGTTAAATGGGCATTAGGATTAAACAATAGACATTTAGCTTCCTTTACATTATCAACTTTTGAAACTAGTGATTTAAAAGTAGCAGTAGGTGATGAAATCATATTGAGATATAGTGGGAATCAAGGTGAACCATGGGAAGGTCATGGATATATTTTAAGATTACCCAATGCTTatcaagaagaatttaCTTTAGAATTAAATCCATCGAAAATCATTCCACCAACTAATTTAACAACTGATTTTACTGCAGAATTTGTTTGGAAAGGTACTTCATATACAAGAATGCAACAAGCAATGAAAGATTTTGCTACTGATGAAGAATCAGTTTCATCTTTTATTTATCATAAATTATTAGGTCATGAAGTTTtaccaattgaatttgatattgatttaccgaaaaaattttctcaTCCAAAATTAACTGAATTAAATGTTTCTCAAACTAATGCTGTTAGAACTGTTTTACAAAGaccattatcattaattcaAGGTCCACCAGGGACTGGTAAAACTGTGACTTCAGCCAcaattatttatcatttatcaaaattaaataaacaaaaaattttggtttGTGCTCCTTCTAATGTTGCTGTTGATCATTTGGCTGCTAAATTAGATTTATTAGGATTAAAAGTAGTTCGATTAACTGCGAAATCTCGTGAAGATGTTGAAAGTTCAGTGAGTCATTTAGCATTACATAATTTGGTCAATAATAATGCCAAAGgggaattgaaaaaattaattaaattgaaaaatcaagtTGGAGAATTATCTGTTGGTGATActaataattatttgaaacttTCTAGATCTtcagaattgaaaattttaaataaatctGAAGTTGTTTGTTGTACATGTGTTGGAGCAGCTGATAGAAGATTAAgtcaatttaaatttaaaacagttttaattgatgaaagtACTCAAGCTTCTGAACCAGAAGTATTGATTCCAATTGTTAAAGGTGCTAAACAAGTAATTTTAGTAGGTgatcatcaacaattggGTCCAGTTATTTTGGATAAAAAAGCTGCTGATGCTGGATTGAAacaatcattatttgaaagaTTGGTATTTTTAGGACATGTTCCTATTAGATTGGAAGTTCAATATAGAATGCATCCATGTTTATCTGAATTTCCTAGTAATATGTTTTATGAAGGATCATTACAAAATGGAGTCACTAGTGATGATAgattaattgaagaatcaACATTCCCTTGGCCAGTTATTGATACTCCCATGATGTTTTGGGCCAATTATGGACGTGAAGAATTGAGTGCTAGTGGTAATTCATATTTGAATCGAGTGGAAGCCATgaatgttgaaaaaatcattactaaattatttaaagatGGAATTAAACCGGAACAAATTGGGGTTATAACACCTTATGAAGGTCAAAGAGCATATTTGGTTCAATTTATGCTGGTTAATTCAACATTATTGGATAAACGTGATCAATATCTTAATGTAGAAATCACTAGTGTTGATGCATTCCAAGGTCGAGAAAaagattttattattttaagTTGTGTTCGTGCTAATGATTCTCAAAGTATTGGGTTTTTAAGTGATCCAAGAAGATTAAATGTCGCTTTAACAAGAGCAAAATATGGGTTAGTGATTTTAGGAAATCCTCGATCATTGTGTCGTAATAGATTATGGaatcatttattgattcatttcCGTGAAAAAGGGTGTCTTGTTGATGGTCCATTAGataatttacaattatCAATGGTACAATTGAATACCAACAACATGAGATCAACCACTTCAagtaacaacaataattacTACAATGGTCGTCAACGAAAAGGTAAATTTGGAGCTGCTTCTACAGTTGATTCAGTGACTGATTTTGATAGTGCCAGTATTTTATCTTATGACAATAGTGCCATTGTTCATAAAAGTGGTCATAATGGTAATAGTAATGTCaatttaaaagaagaaatgtGGCCTGCTTTAAATGGTAAACAACAAGTTTTCGATGGTGATAACAATTTGACTGCAAATTtctataataaattaaacaaaatcgATAAGAATTATGGTGGTGGAAGATATAATACTGgtggtaataatattgaagatgatattAAAAGTATTACTAGTACATTTGCTGCTggattgaatttttaaaattaagTAATGGAACTCTGTCCAACATGTGTGTAGTATATAATTGTGAAGTTTATTATAGTttcaccaatttttttttttttttttactgaCACTCCCCATTATTTGATAGtagaaaatgaaacaaaaccGTCctaattaataatgatctGAGatacaacaagaaaatgtgaacaaacaaacaaacaatcgatcaatcaatcaatcaatcaatcatcGTATGGTTGAAcaataatttcttgttaaaagaacaaacaatataagtttatcaattcaagtattgttattattattattattattattattattcatgttagtataaatatatatttcatTGTAGGAATTATATTTCCACTCGTGTAATTGGAGCCGTACAAcatgaaataataataataataaaccaattgattataatatatacaATAAAGTGCTGAAATCATTGTTGATCCGTTTGTGTATACGACACGAGTTTTGATGATTATTCAAGGTACAATAATATTGTCTTCAAATGTCTGATACAACACTTTATTGGTGCAACAAGCATATATTGTTATTTCATATAGGTTGGTAGAACTAAATCTATAAGAGTTTCTCCTCGGCCCCCCCCCCGTAAGATAGATAAATAATCCAAAGTTGTAGATTTGTATGCTATTGTGTGGAAAATATTGTTAGATGGGTTTAACAATACAAGTCTCctaattattgatatcaAAGCATTACATCTCGACAAGTTTAGCAAGGAcattattatattcttgATGGGCTAATAAAAAgtgattaataataaacccGGATTAGAGATTAGAAGTACAAAAACTTTTGGTCTTGATTGACACACGTCAATTAATCTACCCCCTCCCGCTCCCGCTCTTtctcaaaaaaataaaagatcattttgtaattataaacaacacaaaaaaaatcctCAAAcatgaataataatagaaacGATAATACAATTTTAGTCtttgttttagtttttttagATTTAGACCATTCATTTTTCTGATTATTGAGACCAATTGGTAATGACATGTTATGTGGGAGTTACATGTGGAGAAGGAATTTACTGGAAATTTTTACTTACAGAcacagtttttttttttttttttttttttttttctttctaaatTGGCTCATAAACAACAgtaaaaattgaagaacaATATAGGATTACTATTTCATATAATTAGCGAATAgtagagaaagaaaatatggcatgtaaaaaaagaaaaaaaaaaaaaaaaagatcatCCGCTTTAGGTAAAGATTATGCATTTCGTTGGGTAAAATTACAATCTCTAACTTATTACTAATTTCTTAAACCATGCAGGCGACATTTCACGAATTCAATGATTTGCCCTTCCCCTGTCTGTCTGGTTTATTCCTACAACtgtttctctttctctctccCCCCAACCCCCCCAACTCTGACTAATGATATTTAAACATAGAACAGTTAGTTcaggggggggggggaacaataacaacataCATATAGTTAGACCAGACCATGGAATAAGCGTGTGTGGAggtagaaaaaaaaacctgGTCATTTTACTGAATACAACCTCCCCCCCCTCCACTCCCCTCCCCCAAACAACactaaagaaaattaaaaaagaattgacaAATCTAAGAATTGACAAAATGCCGAATCCAGACACATgtcagaaaaaaaaaaagtaaaaaaaaataaaaaggaaATGGGAAATGGGAAATGGGAAAGGGAAGTCCATATAAGTCTCATGTGCTGATGTGGGTGGTGATGGTTGTAATGGTAACCATCACAcacaaaataaataataataaaaaaaaaacccatGTTCACAACCAAATTAAagtgaaaagaaaatttttttcttttttttctttttttctttttttctttcatcCAACTTTGAATAATAGAATTGaccagttttttttttttttttttcttcatttgtctttaattaaatatgTTTTTAATCTTACAAGAAAAGGTATATATATGACAATGTAGGTTTCTGATTATAAAAGAGAATTACATTATATACAAGAGtgctttttgttttatgtttttttgttttatgttattattattttttatgttttttgttcttcCGATAcatgtcaaaaaaaaaaaaaaattcttggtATTGCGTTATAAAAGTTCTATGTAAATCAGGTTAAagttcaaataattttgtcCAACTTTAGTAAGTAAATATGATtgttaacaaaaaaaaaaagtcatgtaaatatgatttcaaagattttttgcattgttttaaaataaaaaaaatagcttcaaaattttgttctctcttttttttggaggACGACGGAAAGTTGAAAGGGAAGGGGgagaggggggggggaaggCAAGAAAAAGAGTAGTTTGTGGATATCAATATCCCTCTGgtttttttgcaatttgaATTAAGTTTTatactctttttttttttttttttttttttgtttttcaacataaaattaaatgaagatTTTAACAGGGAATTCTTTGACACATATACACATACTCCCCGAGAGcaaattttcttctttatttttatttttttatcatttttatgTTTTGTGGATTTGAACTAAAGGAAATATTAaacgttgttgttgttaagaGGATCCTAacaaagtaaaaaaaaaaaaaagtaaatttGTGTCTGATATTCTAGTATTGGAAATTCAATTAACCCTTGGTTGTCAATTGGAATAACGCGtctttaaaattgaattaccAACTGACACCTAACAAtcgacgacgacgacgacgacgacgacgacgacgacgaaGACGAAGACGACGACGCAGttatcaccaccaccagcacCACCACTGCAACTAGCACCACCATTCACCCACAATCCCCTTCTCCCCCCTAAACAGCAAAAGTActtaaaatgaaaagagTATGCATAATCAAAACAATAGAAAGTAtattctatttctttttgaatatatatctatGTAATTGAGAAcacaatatcaaaaaaaaaaaaaaaaaaaactcttAATGTTAATTAATATGGATTTTGCATAATgcaattgaattcaaacaatagcattttcaattgggaaaaaaaaaaagaataagaGAAGTTAGACAATATAATAGTTACACAGATACgtataaaaaatttaatttcgAAACaccaaattttcaataatcaaaccgtttttttttttttaattttattcattattactaatttgtctttgtctttgttttctttcaGTTTTTGTCAtttctactactactactactgttGATTACAAAATGATTCCACAATACTTTTTACATAATTTAAGGATTAAGAAAGCTATATGTTTCAGATTTTAATTTGTATTACATGCACCCATTCACCCACATATTCACATTACAGCACAGTACAGCACAGCACAGTATAGCACAGTATAGCACAGTACAATTGTGATAGTTTTTGaggttttcttttatatatatatatgtttttttttttttttttcgctTCTGGTGTCGCCTTACATTTCATCCTCGGTCCCCCCACCCGTTGTTCCCCGCCACCTACCTACAAGCGCCCGCcctttttttggtggtaaGAAATATTAAACTATcgatttaatttaattgaatgtATACCATATAAGAGTTAAgagtttttgaaaaattgaaacaaaatcaaaccaGAGAGATTATaatacaaaaaacaaagaacaGACCAAGTTACAAGAAGAGAAAGATAATAATTGGCATTGATCGACTTATCACAAACGCCattatatttgataatagaacaaaatgaaaaaacaaggccaaacaaacaaccaaacaaaaaaaaaaaaaaataaaaaaagaaaacccaTCTGTTATATATCAACTAGagtaaatcaaaaaaaaaaagaacctTTAAAGGTTATTATTACTTAATCCCAATAGAAAAAGGGTTATAACTAGACTAGACTAGACTAGACTAGACTAGACTAGACTAGACTAaactaaattaaattaaattaaaaaaaaaaaaaaacaaaaaacaaaaataaaaacaaaatcatttaaatctAGATCAGTTTTCctttttaataatgattcaaaCCGAATCAAGTgttttttgattc
Encoded proteins:
- a CDS encoding ATP-dependent RNA helicase, putative (Similar to S. cerevisiae NAM7;~In S. cerevisiae: ATP-dependent RNA helicase of the SFI superfamily, required for nonsense mediated mRNA decay and for efficient translation termination at nonsense codons; involved in telomere maintenance) — its product is MSNLLFHNFDKNSEDIEDFNSTASNIISIRDNGSIKDGNGSETDTINQYNEQELLNQLKDEHYTSDSPIEHVTQSYGDQEGDIDQDSEQHYEHACAYCGIHNPNSVIKCNTCNKWFCNAKTNSSSSHIVTHLIMSRHNQVSLHEESELGDTTLECYNCGNKNVFILGFVSAKQESVVVILCRLPCARSKDVNWDTSEWQALIEDRQFLSWLAPPPTEDDLIEAKLITPQQISKLEAQWRLNRAATINDIENNDETEQEVLPILMRYNDAFQYQRSFGPLVKLEGDYDKNLKESQALEHIQVKWALGLNNRHLASFTLSTFETSDLKVAVGDEIILRYSGNQGEPWEGHGYILRLPNAYQEEFTLELNPSKIIPPTNLTTDFTAEFVWKGTSYTRMQQAMKDFATDEESVSSFIYHKLLGHEVLPIEFDIDLPKKFSHPKLTELNVSQTNAVRTVLQRPLSLIQGPPGTGKTVTSATIIYHLSKLNKQKILVCAPSNVAVDHLAAKLDLLGLKVVRLTAKSREDVESSVSHLALHNLVNNNAKGELKKLIKLKNQVGELSVGDTNNYLKLSRSSELKILNKSEVVCCTCVGAADRRLSQFKFKTVLIDESTQASEPEVLIPIVKGAKQVILVGDHQQLGPVILDKKAADAGLKQSLFERLVFLGHVPIRLEVQYRMHPCLSEFPSNMFYEGSLQNGVTSDDRLIEESTFPWPVIDTPMMFWANYGREELSASGNSYLNRVEAMNVEKIITKLFKDGIKPEQIGVITPYEGQRAYLVQFMSVNSTLLDKRDQYLNVEITSVDAFQGREKDFIILSCVRANDSQSIGFLSDPRRLNVALTRAKYGLVILGNPRSLCRNRLWNHLLIHFREKGCLVDGPLDNLQLSMVQLNTNNMRSTTSSNNNNYYNGRQRKGKFGAASTVDSVTDFDSASILSYDNSAIVHKSGHNGNSNVNLKEEMWPALNGKQQVFDGDNNLTANFYNKLNKIDKNYGGGRYNTGGNNIEDDIKSITSTFAAGLNF